A stretch of Besnoitia besnoiti strain Bb-Ger1 chromosome III, whole genome shotgun sequence DNA encodes these proteins:
- a CDS encoding putative rhoptry neck protein (encoded by transcript BESB_048420), with protein sequence MGFVGALALPSTAVTAKTQLLWAVLLICVCFLLDVSSARKQWLDSSYALSPDGGRAQLHFSTFSGNSLVDISSHGLRDSTVEARRPAPLTGSAASDVETNGTVNAAPFAPRATSAQDYPPPDLSEQELDKLLLLDADPAYQSPSPNLVDEVTHSVKKLMNEPAEALPGVQPKPFVTDHERLAMLSNNLKELRTMLEDPDLEKAVNGILALLPVLEYGESSEAHTSSVDSLEAWSDLQVPAMPSSSAEQFSSADDRMPQEISAAAVEQQEMRNNLAFLSLSLAGSSSIVDEEPLEKTRTRLTEKLKRVAGMALGFEQFGIHQTATGSGVSIDETASGASVDSGPVEDSSEMVPLAGLTAGRVTGLATTKGASIPHVVGLIATSNPFLLTHLLLLGAAFLGYDRYFGDGTPTLLPFYGTQTLLSMLSPLDTPARLDSMAAANREPRKRYVISRLSRKKNITYSFDLASSSWDRKRSSRLPLGSHRLILDVLDRHLEALTTYAEQQIEILRQAGIPVEASIPIADNLARLHVSSCRSTNNAIAIPCAWKDTLLVETLSSSGDAGENDDGARRTHLKISKLENAFNTVTGLGSLAAKRENTASAKILKRYGLSHLLDLANQRQASSTPLWDKSDISRKLEAFHDYKTALRVRLHIMALLPQWNPYREEYLSPIEFVREAFDGETGSMILAARLKPLMTDDLVHLGVPKGFSFLWLFEFLIDDDSPNARVTRSQAVKRSARWTKILYSHRQAIPLLFRRFYKTLKTGVLAKMRRKSLERSKLLLRQHLPDDWQDIVVSAFTFTAHSAALMQVVNYHSLFRDQALDDLQESTYLSAPPSFSVQSQSAVKRCDHRIYEWSRFGFSPDVLEADLHNETFKGKWNKIRLETMPTPDTHQWWRRLHRSVVDSLEKYRAHEGHLEGMNDNLYTLVMDTTQRLTEEGAADSTIFFGRSARGARESRFKRVKRGMKSFVLDIVRDVPESDHAVWFGVTFGFPSILRVLRKMKEIAVGATDDKDVSIPLDEAFMELVQETIAVRTESFRRQPPTALRNIGVIGLRPDYGNLGFERRSEEYQLSMCADHCAALWRQILGFVYPFVLDPSLLTDYERSFGTDHAVKQLDNPSYVNSFRYIFASDAALNFLEYSTPSETRKALMALKDGQAFMYANMMRFAGMAYGNLNMPYLAGSLQRQAPFMGQMVKDWLVKRSRARKFALQSVVSLGLIFVYTLLSALDIARHLTDIGMEAVEDCHWNPIMQELACLPVAGGGAVAVPLFTAMSDVFKVGLYSGIGSTIISATVIGNVYMIVRSESRLLLRMEMAIKELALKLWKKLRKFFSWATRFTKRRKAILSTMMARASALSKKSGAYRKTARVLEVSGDTVVDTLLEGMPSYTTQGVQSLMAPAISHT encoded by the exons ATGGGATTCGTAGGAGCGCTCGCGCTCCCCTCCACAGCAGTTACAGCAAAAACGCAACTCCTTTGGGCTGTGCTTCTTATTTGCGTCTGTTTCCTGTTAGACGTCTCTAGCGCGCGGAAACAGTGGCTGGACTCGTCATATGCATTATCTCCCGATGGTGGCCGCGCACAGCTCCACTTTTCTACCTTTTCTGGGAATTCTCTCGTAGACATATCCAGTCATGGACTGAGAGACTCCACGGTTGAGGCCAGGAGGCCGGCCCCGCTGACAGGGTCGGCGGCTTCGGATGTAGAGACCAACGGGACAGTAAACGCTGCGCCTTTTGCCCCCAGGGCGACAAGCGCGCAGGATTATCCGCCGCCGGACCTGTCGGAGCAGGAGTTGGACAAGCTTCTTTTACTCGACGCTGATCCCGCCTATCAGTCCCCCAGTCCCAATCTCGTCGATGAGGTTACACACTCAGTGAAAAAGCTTATGAACGAACCCGCAGAAGCCCTCCCCGGGGTGCAGCCGAAGCCTTTCGTGACAGATCATGAACGACTTGCGATGCTCAGCAACAATCTGAAGGAGCTTAGGACCATGTTGGAAGACCCTGACCTCGAGAAAGCTGTCAATG GCATTCTTGCGTTGCTGCCTGTCCTGGAATATGGAGAATCATCAGAGGCCCATACATCCTCTGTTGATTCTTTGGAGGCATGGTCGGACTTGCAAGTGCCTGCAATGCCCTCTTCGTCGGCAGAGCAATTCTCTTCGGCAGACGATCGCATGCCTCAAGAgatctctgctgctgctgtcgagCAGCAAGAGATGCGCAACAATCTTGCTTTCCTGTCACTTTCGTTGGCTGGATCAAGTAGCATCGTTGACGAAGAGCCTCTTGAGAAGACCAGAACGAGGCTCACTGAGAAACTGAAGAGGGTAGCTGGGATGGCCCTGGGCTTCGAACAGTTCGGCATCCACCAGACAGCTACAGGTTCTGGAGTTTCGATAGATGAAACCGCATCTGGCGCGTCTGTAGACTCTGGCCCAGTGGAAGACAGTAGTGAAATGGTCCCCCTCGCTGGGTTGACAGCCGGAAGAGTGACCGGATTAGCTACAACGAAAGGCGCCTCTATACCACATGTTGTGGGCCTCATCGCCACCTCGAATCCTTTCC TGCTCACGCATCTGCTCCTCTTAGGAGCCGCTTTCCTCGGATATGACAGATACTTCGGTGATGGAACGCCCACGTTGTTGCCTTTCTACGGGACGCAGACTTTGTTGTCCATGTTATCTCCACTAGACACTCCTGCGCGTTTAGACAGCATGGCAGCTGCCAATAGAGAGCCGCGCAAGCGGTACGTGATTTCGAGGTTGTCGAGAAAGAAGAACATTACATATTCTTTCGACCTAGCCAGCAGTTCTTGGGACCGGAAAAGGAGTTCACGGCTTCCCCTCGGAAGTCACCGCCTCATACTCGATGTGCTTGACAGGCACCTGGAAGCCTTGACTACTT ACGCTGAGCAGCAGATTGAAATACTCCGGCAGGCAGGTATCCCTGTGGAAGCGTCGATTCCAATAGCTGATAATTTAGCCAGGCTACATGTCTCGAGTTGCCGCTCTACGAACAATGCCATAGCCATTCCCTGCGCCTGGAAGGACACTCTCCTTGTCGAAACGCTGTCAAGCTCTGGCGATGCTGGCGAAAACGACGATGGCGCGAGGCGGACTCACCTCAAAATTTCCAAGCTGGAGAATGCGTTCAACACGGTGACCGGACTAG GTAGTCTCGCAGCAAAACGCGAGAATACAG CTAGTGCGAAGATCCTGAAGCGATACGGATTGTCACACTTGCTGGACCTCGCAAACCAGCGGCAGGCCAGCAGCACCCCGCTATGGGACAAAAGCGACATCAGCAGGAAACTGGAGGCATTCCACGATTACAAGACAGCAttgcgcgttcgcctccacaTTATGGCACTGC TTCCACAATGGAATCCATACCGAGAGGAATACCTGTCTCCGATCGAGTTTGTTCGAGAGGCCTTTGACGGCGAAACAGGAAGCATGATCCTGGCTGCGCGCCTCAAGCCTTTGATGACGGACGATCTGGTCCATCTCGGTGTACCAAAGGGCTTCTCATTCTTATGGCTTTTCGAATTCTTGATAGACGACG ATTCGCCTAACGCTCGGGTCACAAGGAGCCAAGCAGTAAAGCGGAGTGCTAGGTGGACAAAAATTTTGTACTCACATCGTCAAGCGATACCGCTGCTCTTCCGCCGGTTCTACAAAACTTTAAAAACTGGTGTCCTAGCCAAAATGCGGAGGAAGAGTCTGGAACGATCAAAATTAT TACTCCGTCAGCATCTGCCAGACGACTGGCAAGACATTGTCGTCAGCGCCTTCACGTTCACGGCCCACAGTGCCGCCCTGATGCAAGTGGTGAATTATCATTCGCTTTTCCGTGATCAAGCCCTGGACGATTTACAAGAGTCTACGTATCTCTCCGCCCCTCCGTCGTTCTCGGTCCAAAGCCAAAGCGCTGTAAAAAGGTGCGACCACCGAATATACGAGTGGTCGCGCTTCGGTTTCTCGCCTGACGTTCTTGAGGCGGATCTGCATAATGAAACATTCAAGGGAAAGTGGAATAAAATTCGACTTGAAACTATGCCCACGCCAGACACTCACCAATGGTGGAGACGCCTCCATAGATCTGTAGTTGACTCTCTTGAAAAATATCGAGCTCATGAAGGCCATTTGGAAGGCATGAACGACAATTTGTACACTTTGGTCATGGACACCACGCAAAGGCTTacggaagaaggcgctgctgaTAGCACCATATTTTTTGGACGCAGTGCTCGGGGTGCCCGCGAGTCACGTTTTAAAAGGGTGAAGCGAGGCATGAAGTCATTCGTCCTTGACATTGTTCGTGATGTCCCGGAATCGGACCATGCAGTGTGGTTTGGCGTCACATTCGGTTTCCCGTCAATCTTGCGAGTTCTTCGCAAGATGAAGGAGATCGCAGTGGGTGCCACGGATGACAAAGACGTGTCAATTCCTCTGGATGAGGCATTCATGGAATTGGTGCAGGAAACGATAGCAGTCCGGACAGAATCATTTAGACGCCAACCCCCCACAGCCCTCCGGAACATCGGTGTGATAGGATTGCGACCCGACTACGGCAACCTTGGCTTTGAAAGACGGTCCGAGGAATACCAATTATCTATGTGTGCGGACCATTGTGCCGCCCTTTGGCGGCAAATTCTTGGGTTCGTCTACCCATTCGTGCTTGATCCGTCACTCCTGACTGACTACGAACGGTCTTTCGGCACTGATCATGCAGTGAAGCAGCTGGACAACCCTAGTTATGTGAACTCTTTCCGCTACATCTTTGCGAGCGATGCCGCTCTCAACTTCCTGGAGTACAGCACCCCCTCGGAGACGCGCAAGGCTTTGATGGCACTCAAAGATGGACAGGCGTTCATGTACGCGAATATGATGAGATTTGCTGGAATGGCCTACGGCAACCTCAACATGCCGTACCTGGCCGGTTCACTCCAGAGACAAGCGCCCTTTATGGGACAGATGGTAAAGGATTGGTTGGTTAAGAGAAGCCGCGCTCGGAAGTTCGCTTTACAGAGTGTAGTATCTCTTGGGCTAATCTTCGTCTACACGCTCTTGTCCGCGCTGGATATAGCACGGCACTTGACCGACATAGGAATGGAAGCTGTGGAAGACTGTCACTGGAATCCAATTATGCAAGAGCTGGCGTGCTTGCCGGTTGCAGGAGGTGGGGCTGTAGCGGTGCCGCTGTTCACTGCGATGTCTGATGTCTTCAAAGTCGGCCTGTATTCTGGTATTGGATCGACAATCATCAGCGCCACCGTCATCGGCAATGTGTACATGATCGTCCGCTCGGAAAGCAGGTTGCTACTACGGATGGAAATGGCTATCAAGGAGCTGGCGCTGAAACTCTGGAAAAAGCTGCGGAAATTCTTTTCCTGGGCAACAAGGTTCACAAAGAGGCGCAAAGCAATTCTCAGCACCATGATGGCTCGAGCATCGGCCCTCTCTAAGAAAAGCGGAGCATACAGGAAGACCGCTCGCGTCCTGGAGGTATCAGGTGATACTGTCGTCGACACGCTGCTAGAAGGGATGCCATCATATACGACACAGGGAGTCCAGAGTCTAATGGCACCTGCGATATCGCACACTTAG
- a CDS encoding hypothetical protein (encoded by transcript BESB_048430) has protein sequence MAANAQCAAARLQSAAPIGSRVSAPAAHAPASNRTESSVHTSRNDDLGKRRIQTKTSGPRKPASLPLLSLKGQWICGECDKTCIVIREECRCLCGHRLKEHTKGVAAALEGATKFGCTNGKCGCRDFFYIVAEGAWILRSATRRGGIDLQGSPGQAQHGVQRQRVKEGDALLHTSRMHKLGRSLGTLLTSGISLDPWQEIPLGY, from the coding sequence ATGGCAGCAAACGCTCAGTGTGCCGCAGCAAGGCTTcagtccgcggcgccgatcGGTTCACGGGTCTCCGCTCCCGCTGCTCATGCACCAGCCTCTAATAGAACGGAATCCAGCGTACACACAAGCCGGAATGACGATCTTGGAAAGAGGCGCATTCAAACAAAAACGTCCGGCCCTCGAAAACCCGCCAGCCTGCCACTCCTCAGTTTGAAGGGACAGTGGATCTGCGGCGAGTGCGACAAAACGTGCATCGTTATTCGAGAAGAATGCCGATGCCTGTGCGGCCACCGTTTGAAGGAGCACACCAAGGGCGTTGCCGCGGCTCTAGAGGGGGCGACGAAGTTTGGCTGCACGAACGGAAagtgcggctgccgcgatTTTTTCTACATTGTGGCTGAAGGCGCGTGGATCCTGAGGTCGgcgacacgcagaggaggaattGACCTGCAAGGGAGCCCTGGGCAAGCGCAACACGGGGTACAGCGACAGAGGGTGAAGGAGGGGGACGCTCTTCTGCACACGAGCCGCATGCATAAGCTTGGGCGTTCACTGGGCACGTTACTGACTAGTGGCATCTCCCTCGACCCGTGGCAAGAGATACCGCTTGGCTACTAG